In a genomic window of Quercus lobata isolate SW786 chromosome 4, ValleyOak3.0 Primary Assembly, whole genome shotgun sequence:
- the LOC115984929 gene encoding toll/interleukin-1 receptor-like protein — protein MASTSIQTVPSSFTSAFSKPQLEYDVFLSFRGEDTRYKFTDHLYHALDGKKIITFRDDKELEMGKPISLELLEAIKKSRIAVIIFSENYASSTWCLEELTKIDECRDRGILTVLPIFYHVEPTDVRHQKNTFAEAFAKHEKRFEENPKKVQKWRAALTNVANLSGKRLKDG, from the coding sequence ATGGCTTCCACCAGCATTCAAACTGTCCCATCCTCTTTTACCTCTGCTTTTTCTAAACCCCAACTGGAATATGACGTTTTCCTCAGTTTTAGAGGAGAAGACACCCGTTATAAGTTTACCGACCATCTATATCATGCTTTGGATGGTAAAAAGATTATTACCTTCAGGGATGATAAAGAACTTGAGATGGGAAAGCCCATTTCGCTGGAACTCTTGGAAGCAATCAAGAAATCGAGGATTGCGGTCATCATTTTCTCTGAAAATTATGCATCTTCCACGTGGTGCTTGGAAGAACTTACAAAGATTGATGAATGCAGGGATAGAGGGATATTGACAGTGTTGCCCATTTTCTACCATGTGGAACCTACTGACGTGCGGCATCAGAAGAACACTTTTGCGGAGGCCTTTGCAAAACATGAAAAGCGTTTCGAGGAGAACCCAAAAAAGGTGCAGAAGTGGAGAGCTGCTTTAACAAATGTGGCCAATCTCTCCGGAAAGCGTTTAAAGGATGGGTAA
- the LOC115984930 gene encoding TMV resistance protein N-like, with protein MSSTSIQTVSTSFPSSSKPHPEYDVFLSFRGEDTRIIFTDHLYYALTDQGIITFKDDKELDKGKPISPELLDAIEKSRVAVIILSKMYASSSWCLEELAKIVECMKEGGLIILPIFYHVDPSHVRHQRDTFGEAFANHEVKNPDKVQKWRYALTTVADLAGHHLKDGASEAEFIRNIVPWIYSKLNYKSPKVFEGNLVGIASRVEEIISCLQMELTHDVLFIGISGMSGMGKSTLAQVVFDKIHDQFDASSFLKILGEDSIDKPGLLTLQERLLFDICRKDIRPRKLSTGIQVISNNLRNKKVLIVVDDVSEESQLENLVGKPDSNCLHPGSRVIVTTENKHMLAICGIGRECMAKGLNNDEALQLFCLKAFHKPHCENNFLDLCNNFVYYAQGIPLVLEVWGSHLCKRTKKEWESAWNKLKAIPLGKTTKKLGIAVNGLEDSERELFLDIACFFVGEDENRVADILESVHHFQIDKSTLMDRSLITIVGGKLWTHNLLQEVGWEIIREESKKPEKRSRLGFPDVLDVLKSNTGTKHIKGIVLKEPPDEEEESNKLNAESFSKMTKLILLKFCKVHLPCLSFLSNELRLLEWHDYPLQSLPKSFQPRKLVELIMHRSCIQKLPGEFRNLYKLKLIDLSDSQNLTQTPDFSGFSNIERLNFQGCTRLHELHPSVGGLKQLIQLNLKDCKCLENLPHELNLESLKILILSGCSKLNKFAEIGSNMTSLLELYLDGTAIEELPPSIKHLTCLVLLNLQDCKNLLSFPSIICSLTSLEFLTLSGCKGQQPIEALPYTGPEPEPRNPVPEPTNLLLPSSFSGLGSLVSLDLSDCNLSDGELPDDLSCLSSLKSLNLSKNNFTSLPDSISELSQLKLIMLDHCSQLKSLPYLPLSTQYVSARGCSSLENYSNQVVVWTSGDAGFTFINCLGLADDEEGKIAEISLLDIHFQPLWQRFMEEQIHQIEGFYSVVPQTELPDWFNHQSSKSSVDSVPIQLPPNLFENKSWKGTALCVIFEVKNLKDVSPGQDSEHFHEFICRLDVDGGLKDSRLVYSIPKEKFHGGSFGLWLFISQKRFRECLDERSCISPLIKTNSQDIEIKMCGARVLYETDMAEFVEKISQETFGSPDDLCLREKKFITYHMGNSQYVDEVESSQSNGQNQSNPRLKTQFKSLLSKLYQVDLARNHWYDYIFPQIARPPHWFSYQNFGPYIKMELPPDLHDNSRWLGFTVYALYTIGEQGDAFGYKQDSTNSTILLRFSSLSASDEVSFAPYTAFPLSRDIFGESSQRLLVFYIPSLLFGMNRCSHIGALFESNNPGVQIGMCGIRLVYEKNVEEFVQTLVEYMLGTPEVYHQAIYLNLIDQLGKLQGCNHGEDFCCTFTPERRPHAMHMPKLLPSNAIQEKIQEMCTPEIHSNAVGTSRNSDRSPIYLGIPFFNGQCGSKMSSSLESWFKPYLQDHYNKRSIFNHCFPQSKIPEWFSHQSTNRSSVRMWLPPDLYDNPDWMGFAFCAVFSFHKHPTSVWKNLNSEFAHIFSCHLRTNLGCMSPLLYYGIDEDDVLISLHQRAFIWVSFMPRVILSPHWRQCTWVEFSFLSGSPDISPLKCAVDLLYKQNLQEFTCTMVQCVISYVDYLYVIRGSCKKAVYERLPFYGSDEFSGSDSLYEDLDCPYLPVSQGETSGTSSQYSYEDSLFYKTGALVKISILYIVYVYLVQM; from the exons ATGTCTTCCACCAGCATTCAAACTGTTTCTACATCCTTTCCCTCTAGTTCTAAACCTCATCCAGAATACGATGTCTTCCTCAGTTTCAGAGGTGAAGACACCCGTATTATTTTTACCGACCATTTATATTATGCCTTGACAGATCAAGGGATTATTACCTTTAAGGATGATAAAGAACTTGATAAGGGAAAGCCCATTTCGCCGGAACTCTTGGATGCAATCGAGAAATCAAGGGTGGCAGTCATCATTTTGTCTAAAATGTATGCATCTTCCTCGTGGTGCTTAGAAGAACTTGCAAAGATTGTTGAATGCATGAAGGAGGGAGGGTTGATAATTTTGCCCATTTTCTACCATGTGGATCCTAGTCATGTGCGGCATCAGAGGGACACTTTTGGAGAGGCGTTTGCTAATCATGAAGTAAAGAATCCAGATAAGGTGCAGAAGTGGAGATATGCTTTAACAACTGTGGCCGATCTCGCAGGTCATCATTTAAAAGACGG GGCCTCTGAGGCTGAGTTTATTCGAAACATTGTTCCCTGGATATATTCGAAACTGAATTATAAAAGTCCAAAAGTTTTTGAAGGCAATCTTGTTGGAATAGCATCTCGTGTTGAGGAAATTATTTCGTGTCTACAAATGGAGTTGACTCATGATGTTCTGTTTATTGGGATAAGTGGGATGAGTGGAATGGGCAAGTCAACTCTTGCACAAGTTGTTTTTGACAAGATTCATGATCAATTTGATGCTAGCAgctttcttaaaattttgggagAGGATTCTATTGATAAACCTGGTTTATTGACTTTACAAGAACGACTCCTTTTTGACATATGTAGAAAAGATATTAGGCCAAGGAAATTGTCCACGGGAATCCAAGTGATCAGCAATAACCTGCGTAATAAAAAGGTTcttattgttgttgatgatgtgaGTGAAGAAAgccaattagaaaatttagtaGGGAAGCCAGATTCGAATTGTTTACACCCAGGAAGTAGAGTCATTGTAACAACTGAAAACAAACATATGTTGGCAATATGTGGAATCGGAAGGGAATGTATGGCTAAAGGACTAAATAATGATGAAGCTCTACAACTTTTTTGTCTGAAAGCCTTCCACAAACCTCATTGTGAAAATAATTTCCTGGATTTGTGCAACAATTTTGTCTATTATGCTCAGGGCATTCCTTTGGTTCTTGAAGTTTGGGGTTCCCATTTGtgtaaaagaacaaaaaaggaaTGGGAAAGTGCTTGGAATAAGCTAAAAGCTATACCCCTTGGAAAAACTACTAAGAAACTTGGAATAGCTGTTAATGGATTGGAGGATTCGGAGAGAGAACTATTTTTGGACATAGCATGTTTCTTCGTTGGAGAGGATGAGAATCGTGTTGCTGATATACTAGAATCAGTTCACCACTTCCAAATTGATAAATCCACTCTCATGGACAGGTCTCTGATTACTATTGTAGGGGGGAAATTGTGGACACATAATTTATTACAAGAAGTGGGTTGGGAAATTATTCGTGAGGAATCAAAGAAGCCTGAAAAACGCAGTAGGTTGGGATTTCCAGATGTCCTTGATGTATTAAAGAGCAATACT GgaacaaaacatataaaaggcATTGTGCTAAAAGAACCTccagatgaagaagaagaatcgaATAAATTGAATGCTGAGTCATTTTCAAAGATGACTAAACtgatattactcaaattttGTAAGGTGCACCTTCCTTGTCTCAGTTTTCTTTCTAATGAGTTACGTTTGTTGGAATGGCATGATTATCCTTTGCAATCATTGCCAAAGAGTTTTCAGCCACGCAAACTCGTTGAGCTCATTATGCATCGCAGTTGTATTCAGAAACTTCCAGGGGAATTTAGG AACTTGTATAAGTTAAAGCTCATTGATTTGAGTGACTCTCAAAACTTAACCCAGACTCCAGACTTCTCTGGATTCTCAAATATTGAGAGGCTGAATTTCCAAGGTTGTACAAGATTGCATGAGTTGCATCCATCTGTTGGAGGTCTTAAGCAACTTATTCAATTAAATCTAAAAGACTGTAAATGTCTTGAGAACCTTCCACATGAGCTCAACTTGGaatctcttaaaattttaattctatcTGGCTGTTCAAAACTCAATAAGTTTGCAGAGATTGGGAGCAACATGACAAGCTTGTTGGAACTTTATTTGGATGGGACAGCCATTGAAGAACTACCACCATCAATCAAGCATCTTACTTGCCTGGTTTTATTGAATCTTCAAGACTGCAAAAACCTTTTGAGTTTTCCGAGCATCATTTGCAGTTTGACATCTCTTGAATTTCTCACTCTATCAGGATGTAAGGGTCAACAGCCAATTGAAGCTTTGCCATACACCGGTCCTGAACCAGAACCCAGAAATCCTGTTCCAGAGCCCACCAATCTGTTGTTGCCTAGCTCGTTCTCAGGATTAGGCTCTTTAGTATCTCTAGATCTGAGTGACTGTAATCTGTCGGATGGAGAACTCCCTGATGATCTTAGCTGCTTGTCCTCACTAAAGTCTCtgaatttgagcaaaaataattttacaagctTGCCTGATAGCATTTCTGAACTTTCTCAGCTCAAACTTATTATGTTGGATCATTGTAGCCAGCTTAAATCATTGCCGTATCTTCCATTAAGTACGCAATATGTTTCAGCACGAGGATGTTCTTCGCTcgaaaattattcaaatcaagTTGTTGTTTGGACTTCGGGTGATGCAGGATTCACTTTTATTAATTGCCTTGGCTTGGCTGACGATGAAGAAGGGAAAATTGCTGAGATTTCTTTACTGGATATACACTTCCAACCATTATGGCAAAGATTCATGGag GAAcaaattcatcaaattgaagGCTTTTACAGTGTTGTTCCTCAAACCGAACTTCCAGATTGGTTCAACCATCAAAGTTCTAAGTCATCTGTAGATTCTGTACCAATCCAACTACCTCCCAATCTGTTCGAAAACAAAAGTTGGAAAGGAACTGCTCTATGTGTCATTTTTGAAGTCAAGAATCTGAAGGACGTTTCTCCTGGTCAGGATTCAGAACACTTTCATGAATTTATTTGTCGTTTGGACGTGGATGGTGGCCTTAAAGATTCCCGCTTAGTCTATAGTATCCCTAAGGAAAAATTCCATGGTGGTTCATTTGGGCTTTGGCTATTTATATCGCAAAAGAGGTTCAGAGAATGTTTAGATGAACGGAGTTGCATTAGTCCTTTGATCAAAACCAACAGCCAGGATATTGAGATTAAAATGTGTGGTGCACGTGTTCTATATGAGACAGATATGGCAGAATTTGTAGAAAAAATAAGCCAAGAAACTTTCGGGAGCCCTGATGACCTCTGTCTAcgtgaaaaaaaattcataacatatCATATGGGTAATTCCCAATACGTTGATGAGGTTGAATCCAGTCAGTCTAATGGCCAAAATCAGTCAAACCCCAGGCTGAAAACACAGTTCAAGTCACTGCTTTCAAAATTGTATCAG GTAGATTTGGCACGAAACCACTGGTATGATTATATCTTTCCTCAGATTGCAAGACCACCACACTGGTTCAGCTATCAAAATTTTGGGCCATACATAAAAATGGAGTTGCCTCCAGATTTGCATGATAATTCAAGATGGTTGGGGTTCACGGTATATGCTTTGTACACTATTGGGGAGCAAGGAGATGCTTTCGGTTACAAACAGGATTCAACAAATTCAACAATTCTGCTTCGCTTTTCTAGTCTTTCAGCTAGTGATGAAGTTTCTTTTGCACCTTACACGGCCTTTCCCCTCTCTAGAGACATTTTTGGTGAGTCATCACAACGACTTTTGGTATTTTACATACCAAGCCTGCTTTTTGGAATGAATCGGTGCAGTCACATTGGGGCTTTATTTGAAAGCAACAATCCAGGTGTGCAAATTGGTATGTGTGGAATCCGTCTTGTATACGAGAAAAATGTTGAAGAGTTTGTGCAAACACTTGTGGAGTATATGTTAGGGACTCCAGAGGTCTATCATCAAGCTATTTACCTAAATCTTATAGATCAACTTGGAAAGTTGCAGGGCTGCAACCATGGAGAAGATTTTTGTTGCACTTTCACACCGGAAAG GAGGCCTCACGCCATGCATATGCCAAAGCTTCTACCAAGTAATGCTATACAAGAGAAGATACAAGAGATGTGTACACCGGAAATTCACAGTAATGCAGTAGGCACTTCAAGAAACTCAGATCGCTCACCTATTTATTTAGGCATACCATTTTTTAATGGCCAATGTGGAAGTAAGATGTCAAGCAGCCTTGAATCCTGGTTTAAACCATATTtgcag GACCACTACAACAAACGTAGTATTTTCAATCACTGTTTTCCTCAAAGTAAAATCCCAGAGTGGTTCAGCCATCAGAGCACTAATAGATCCTCTGTGAGAATGTGGCTACCTCCAGATTTGTATGACAATCCTGATTGGATGGGATTTGCATTTTGTGCTGTTTTCTCATTTCACAAGCATCCTACTTCGGTTTGGAAAAACCTGAATTCCGAATTTGCTCATATCTTCAGTTGTCATTTGAGAACCAACTTGGGTTGTATGAGTCCATTATTGTACTATGGAATCGATGAAGATGACGTATTAATTTCATTGCATCAACGTGCATTTATTTGGGTATCATTCATGCCACGTGTGATCCTTTCACCCCATTGGAGGCAATGCACTTGGGTTGAATTCTCATTTCTAAGCGGTAGTCCAGATATCTCGCCACTGAAGTGTGCCGTGGATCTTTTATACAAGCAAAATTTGCAGGAGTTTACATGTACCATGGTACAATGCGTAATATCGTATGTTGACTATTTATATGTCATCCGTGGCTCTTGTAAGAAGGCAGTATATGAAAGATTGCCGTTTTATGGTAGTGATGAATTCAGTGGCAGTGACAGCTTGTATGAGGACCTTGACTGTCCATACTTGCCAGTTTCTCAAGGGGAGACAAGTGGAACTTCTAGCCAGTATTCTTATGAGGACTCACTCTTTTACAAAACTGGCGCATTGGTAAAAATTTCCATACTTTATATAGTATATGTGTACCTTGTGCAAATGTAG